A genomic segment from Triticum dicoccoides isolate Atlit2015 ecotype Zavitan chromosome 1A, WEW_v2.0, whole genome shotgun sequence encodes:
- the LOC119274335 gene encoding probable E3 ubiquitin-protein ligase ATL44, with amino-acid sequence MLRPSPYPSRRLLQSGDPSRIPGIPPADPPAGVSSDVVVILAALLCALICVVGLAAVARCARSRRNANAHANPSSPSGSPAHALAAFGGGGGGHNHGTTTTTTTGASGGSVTTTSKGLKKKALKALPKLAYADAVAAAAAARGAVAGGEEEEGQDGILAECAICLTEFGEREEVRVMPQCGHGFHVDCVDTWLRSNSSCPSCRRPIVLDDPAPPKRCRKCEETILEAVIASSSSSAGGSRGGGRGGFLP; translated from the coding sequence ATGCTCCGGCCATCGCCGTACCCGTCGCGGCGTCTCCTCCAGAGCGGCGACCCCAGCCGCATCCCGGGCATCCCCCCGGCCGATCCGCCCGCCGGCGTCAGCTCAGATGTCGTCGTCATCCTCGCCGCCCTGCTCTGCGCGCTCATCTGCGTAGTCGGCCTCGCCGCCGTCGCGCGGTGCGCGCGCTCCCGCCGCAACGCCAACGCCCACGCCAACCCCTCCTCGCCGTCCGGCAGCCCGGCCCACGCCCTGGCGGCcttcggcgggggcggcggcgggcaTAACCATGGTACCACAACTACTACGACGACAGGCGCGTCCGGGGGCAGCGTGACGACCACCAGCAAGGGGCTCAAGAAGAAGGCGCTCAAGGCGCTGCCGAAGCTGGCGTACGCGGACGcggtggccgcggcggcggcggcgaggggcgccgTGGCggggggcgaggaggaggaggggcaggaCGGGATCCTCGCGGAGTGCGCCATCTGCCTGACGGAGTTCGGCGAGCGGGAGGAGGTGCGCGTGATGCCGCAGTGCGGCCACGGGTTCCACGTCGACTGCGTCGACACCTGGCTGCGCTCCAACTCCTCCTGCCCGTCCTGCCGCCGCCCCATCGTCCTCGACGACCCCGCGCCGCCCAAGCGGTGCCGCAAGTGCGAGGAGACCATCCTGGAGGCCGTCAtcgcctcctcgtcgtcgtcggccGGCGGCAGCCGCGGCGGCGGCCGTGGGGGATTCTTGCCGTAG